The genomic DNA CAATGCGATGATCCATATAAGCTTCCCCTAAAGAAAGAGAAGCATTTCTAGTCAACTCTTTGATTGGGATCTCTTCATTGAACGTGATCTTGATTTGCGGAGGGTTATCGGTATCCCCATACTGCTTCGTCGTTCCATCCCAATATGTGACTTCTACTGGAAGTGAAAAAGAGTGCGAAAATAGTTGATGATAAATTGTTTTTTCTAACATAATGATCCTCCTAAAACAAAAATTACACTATTACGTTATACCTATTTCGCCAAAGAATCAACAGATTACAGGTAATAAATAAAAGCTTTTTGAAAATTTCAGAAACACAAAAATAAAGAATGCAAGGACGGAGACATTTCTGCTTCCCCTCTTACATTCTTCATTTTTTGATTCGATCAGACTTGGATCGCTTTTGAATCTTTGAAGCCAGTTTTAGCAAAAATCCATAGTAACAATAAAACGGCTATGGTCGACTGGATTCCCATCATCAAGACAAAATCAAAATGGATGAAACCGACAAAACCAGCAATTATCGAACTCACACCTAGAACATTCAACATCAAATTTGCGCTCTCTTTAAAGTTTTTTATAGAAGAAAATTTGCTTTTTCTTGTTAGCCATAAAAAGAAGGCAGCGCCGAACAAAATCAAGCCAGTCATGATAAATAATAAAATACCCAACGTCAAACTGTAAGATAAAATGATCATCGGTCGATTACTCGCATAAAATTCATTCTCTAAAAACTGTTCAAACTCCTTAGGACTTGTCATTCTCATAAAATCAAATGAGGAGGGATACGACATCCTATATTCTCGTGTTTGTCCATCCTCTTCTTGACGAATCGTCCAACTGGTCTCTTCAAAATTGATTGCGGCTCCTCTTTCTGCCATTTCTTCTGTTGTCAGTGCTGTTCCGATGATGACATCGTTTGTTACACTGATGATCTCAGAGTCAGCTGTTAAGCGACCGTTGGTAAGTTGTAGTTCACGTAAGCGTGCCACCCCTTCCTGATCGATCAACGTATTCACCGATAAGAATTGTTCCATCGGGATCGCCGAGACTTGATTCGTATAAAATAAAGTAATGGGCATGACCATAAAAGAAATCAGAAACAGAAAGATCATGATAAATTTTGGCCAAGTGAGTTGTTTTCTACCTAGAAACAACTGTTTTGGACTTCTTAAGCTTGAAAAGTAATTGAGTGGGAATTTATCCATAGCAAACGACTCCTAACCTTTGGTACCGCCTGATGTCAGTCCGGTCACAAAGTTTTTTTGTAAAAAGAAGAACAATAAACATATTGGTACAGCAATCAAGATCGCTCCCGCCGCAAACAGAGAAACGCGTTGGTTGGTTACATCAGAAATAAAGGTTTGTAATCCAACTGCGACTGTTTGATTTTCAGGCGTACGAAGTAGGAAACGTGCCAACATGAAGTCACCAAATGGTCCCATAAATGCCCAAAGCGCTTGGACTGCGATCATTGGTTTGACTAATGGCAAGACGATTTGCAAGAAAATCCTAAAGTGTCCTGCGCCATCCAATTTAGCTGATTCATCTAAATCGATTGGGACTGTATCGAAGTACCCTTTCATCAGCCAAGTGTTCATTGGGATTCCGCCACCGATATAAATCATTGTCAGGAACCAATAACGATCCAATGCACCTAATAGAAAGGCCATCACATAAAAAGCGGTCAATGCTGCCATCGTTGGTACCATTTGGATCACTAGAAAGAACATCAAACTTGATTTTCTTCCGATGAAACGATAACGACTATACGTATAACCGGCAAGTGTCACAACAGTTACTTGAATGACCATCGTTAAAACAGAAATGATCAACGTATTTTTATACCACGTGCCATACAAGGTTTCATTGAATAAGCGAGAAAAATTATTTAAGGTCCAATCACCGGTGAAATCCAAACTAAAAGCAGCAATATTCCCTGGTTTGAAAGCAGTACTAGCTGTGATCAATAACGGATAGATGATAATGATCGACAATAGGATCAAAAACACATAAGTAAAGAAATGCGAAAGTCTCCGTTGGAACTTAGCACTCGTACTAAATTTTTTCATGACTAGTCCTCCATTTTGAACGCATTAGTTTTCTTGAATACCAACAGAGAAACGGCAATGACGATCATCGAAATGATCAGCGTGATCGCAGAAGCCATCGAATACTGTGGCGAGGTCCCAGTGGTCAATTTATAGATCCACGAAATCAAGATATCTGTTGATCCTGCACCACCACCGACACTTCCCGGTCCCCCATTATTGAAGAGGTAGATCATGGAGAAGTTATTGAAGTTCCCTGTATACTGCGTAATGAACGTTGGTGCTGCTACAAGAAAGATTGCTGGAAGCGTGATACTTGAGAAGCGCTGCCAAGCATTCGCACCGTCGATTTTCGCTGCTTCGTAAAGATCTTCAGAAATCGATTGTAAGATACCTGTGACCATCACATAGATGTAAGGAAAACCTAACCAGCCTTGTATCAAGATGATTGCGACTTTTGTCCAGTTCGGATCAGTTTTCCAAGGAACGGAGGCAATATCTACAAAAGGGATATTATTCAAGAATGGAATGACTTGCGTGTTGATTGCTCCCACACTATCGTTAAAGATGTTCGAAAAACTCATGATCGTGATAAATGCTGGGACTGCCCATGGTAAAAGGAAAATAATTCCAAAAACACGTTTAAATTTGATAAATTTCTGATGCGCAATTACTGCTGTAAATACACCTAACGTGATTTGTAAGGTAGTTGCACAAAGCGTCCAGATGACGGTCCAAGAGAATACGGCAACAAACGTGTTTCGATAAGAACTTAAAAAGAAAATACTGAAGAAGTTTTCTGCTCCCACCCAATCGATCAAACTTGCTGGTGGGATGTGTTTGAAATCATAATTTGTAAATGCTGTAAATAATGTCACTAGAACCGGAAAGATGATCGTGAAAATCATCAATAGATACGCTGGAAGCGTCAAGAGATAAGGAAAGCCTTCATCACCCACATTATGTATGACTTCCTTCATTGTTCGATTGATCTTTTTTCCTTCTTTTCTCATGACTGCGACACGTTTTGCATCTACTAGATTGATGAAATAAAAAAATAAAAACAAGGCAGTCACAATCAATTGCAAAGTTCCTTGGATCAACATAAATAATGAGTGATCTTCCATTGGTACACTACCTAAAGTAACTAAACCAATTAAGGATTGAAAACCACCTAAAACCATTTGGATGATAAATCCGATAAATAGTGCTAAAAATACGACCCCTTTAAATACTTGACCATTTGCAAATTGACCCAATCCTGGAATGATCGAACGTAACATCGTGCCTTTGACATTGACCGCTGTATCTTCTTGTTGCATGGTGTTGTTCCCCCCTCTTGATACTAAAAACAGGTGCTATATGTTGAAGCGCCTTTTCTATAAAATCATCTCACGTTCATCAAAGGTAAAACATGGAGCTGAGAAGCAATTTCCTTCACAGCTCCAACCTTTTTGATGATCTAATTAATATTTTTGCTCAATTGCTTCGCTGATCGTCTTCACCGCGTCGTCAGCCGATTCTTTTGGTGTTTTTCTGCCTGAACCAGCATCAAACATCAAGTTTTCTGCGCCTGTCCAAACTTCTGCCATCTCTGGAATATTTGGCATTGCTTGTGCTGTTTCATATTGTTCAATAACTGCAGTCGTCAATTCATCATTTGTGCCTTTTGCTGTTTCACGAGCCGCTTGATTGGCTGGTACTTCGTTGACCATTTCAAAGAATTTTTCTTGGTTTTCTGTATTGGTTACATAATCTAACCATTTTTGAGCCA from Enterococcus mundtii includes the following:
- a CDS encoding carbohydrate ABC transporter permease; protein product: MQQEDTAVNVKGTMLRSIIPGLGQFANGQVFKGVVFLALFIGFIIQMVLGGFQSLIGLVTLGSVPMEDHSLFMLIQGTLQLIVTALFLFFYFINLVDAKRVAVMRKEGKKINRTMKEVIHNVGDEGFPYLLTLPAYLLMIFTIIFPVLVTLFTAFTNYDFKHIPPASLIDWVGAENFFSIFFLSSYRNTFVAVFSWTVIWTLCATTLQITLGVFTAVIAHQKFIKFKRVFGIIFLLPWAVPAFITIMSFSNIFNDSVGAINTQVIPFLNNIPFVDIASVPWKTDPNWTKVAIILIQGWLGFPYIYVMVTGILQSISEDLYEAAKIDGANAWQRFSSITLPAIFLVAAPTFITQYTGNFNNFSMIYLFNNGGPGSVGGGAGSTDILISWIYKLTTGTSPQYSMASAITLIISMIVIAVSLLVFKKTNAFKMED
- a CDS encoding sugar ABC transporter permease, with amino-acid sequence MKKFSTSAKFQRRLSHFFTYVFLILLSIIIIYPLLITASTAFKPGNIAAFSLDFTGDWTLNNFSRLFNETLYGTWYKNTLIISVLTMVIQVTVVTLAGYTYSRYRFIGRKSSLMFFLVIQMVPTMAALTAFYVMAFLLGALDRYWFLTMIYIGGGIPMNTWLMKGYFDTVPIDLDESAKLDGAGHFRIFLQIVLPLVKPMIAVQALWAFMGPFGDFMLARFLLRTPENQTVAVGLQTFISDVTNQRVSLFAAGAILIAVPICLLFFFLQKNFVTGLTSGGTKG
- a CDS encoding maltodextrose utilization protein MalA, whose amino-acid sequence is MDKFPLNYFSSLRSPKQLFLGRKQLTWPKFIMIFLFLISFMVMPITLFYTNQVSAIPMEQFLSVNTLIDQEGVARLRELQLTNGRLTADSEIISVTNDVIIGTALTTEEMAERGAAINFEETSWTIRQEEDGQTREYRMSYPSSFDFMRMTSPKEFEQFLENEFYASNRPMIILSYSLTLGILLFIMTGLILFGAAFFLWLTRKSKFSSIKNFKESANLMLNVLGVSSIIAGFVGFIHFDFVLMMGIQSTIAVLLLLWIFAKTGFKDSKAIQV